Proteins encoded together in one Vigna angularis cultivar LongXiaoDou No.4 chromosome 5, ASM1680809v1, whole genome shotgun sequence window:
- the LOC108338927 gene encoding uncharacterized protein LOC108338927, whose protein sequence is MSPSVKSKSKSQEKASQRAGKEQHKTSPQTSVSPTHGSGVPASPQNPILGTFQTPETLLVASSIRVHDTGHFTKVEDADEHSSSPQGAVSESDSVSINGSCSGESEESKEKVAVTNSSTRPDSVPGCDSDRREKIRLKNERKHQRQRERRAQELHDRCRGYLLSRKLESLAQQLVAMGFSSERATLALMLNDGKLEQSVSWLFEANEEQSQTKDTTSLVSEGNLKIDITDELVQISALEVKYNCSKQEVERAIVAYEGDLQKAENTLKTQKQEQHGTQSKSEDSGQNSMRSQGLPAESVSMQQRESESDFNHYSKDGGSDSMFPDLETGNVQSLQPNHPNFTRERRWSGVPGSSPSSAMLAMAPSMQAVSPLIKMEAGMPIGVANEGRMTQQGLGREPVMMQHPQFTNAKQNSMVSLNSFPSGAAGWYVNSIAGVENVRSNGKLLQTQSVRSISPNHLEQFCQAPYKEYSHFFGPVDYSSAGVGGFCKPMGASSTPPPSIPPRHHGSWSMNVPPLPALTVPTSLGLFSGHHNAARTFSSHPHMDWNTGGLMPEFDYTSIDWSLNVQSSSGGACLGISSLLRNSYGNRRSSPCMSGLQNVGMNRESSSSGGLREWTTPFAGKDLFSVPRQFVTSPPM, encoded by the coding sequence ATGTCTCCATCAGTGAAATCAAAATCCAAGTCCCAGGAGAAAGCATCTCAAAGGGCTGGTAAGGAACAACACAAGACTTCTCCACAGACTTCTGTGTCTCCTACTCATGGAAGTGGTGTTCCTGCTAGTCCACAAAATCCGATCTTGGGAACATTTCAAACACCAGAAACATTATTGGTTGCTTCCTCTATTCGAGTTCATGACACCGGTCATTTCACGAAAGTAGAGGATGCAGATGAGCATTCTAGTAGTCCCCAAGGAGCTGTGTCGGAGAGTGATTCAGTTTCTATCAATGGCAGCTGCTCTGGTGAGTCAGAAGAGTCTAAAGAGAAGGTAGCAGTAACGAACTCTTCTACACGGCCTGATAGTGTACCTGGTTGTGATAGTGACAGGAGGGAGAAAATCCGGTTGAAGAATGAGAGGAAGCACCAGAGACAGAGGGAAAGGAGAGCTCAAGAGTTGCATGACCGTTGTCGTGGTTACCTATTGTCAAGAAAGCTAGAATCACTTGCACAGCAATTAGTGGCAATGGGGTTCTCTTCTGAACGAGCAACACTGGCCTTAATGTTAAACGATGGAAAATTGGAGCAATCAGTATCTTGGCTATTTGAAGCAAATGAAGAACAATCACAAACCAAGGATACTACCAGCCTTGTGAGTGAGGGTAATCTGAAAATTGACATAACTGATGAGCTTGTTCAGATATCTGCCTTGGAAGTCAAGTACAATTGTTCAAAGCAAGAGGTTGAGAGAGCAATTGTTGCTTATGAAGGTGATCTTCAAAAGGCAGAAAATACCTTAAAAACACAGAAGCAGGAGCAGCATGGGACCCAATCAAAGTCTGAAGATTCTGGTCAGAACAGTATGAGATCACAAGGATTGCCAGCAGAGTCGGTTTCCATGCAGCAGAGAGAGAGTGAAAGTGACTTCAACCATTACAGCAAGGATGGTGGTTCTGACTCTATGTTCCCTGATCTTGAAACCGGGAATGTACAGTCTCTGCAACCGAATCATCCGAATTTCACCAGGGAGAGAAGGTGGAGTGGTGTTCCAGGATCAAGCCCTTCTTCTGCCATGTTAGCCATGGCACCATCCATGCAGGCAGTGTCTCCATTGATCAAAATGGAGGCTGGCATGCCTATTGGTGTTGCAAACGAAGGAAGAATGACTCAACAAGGACTAGGAAGGGAACCAGTAATGATGCAACATCCACAATTCACAAATGCCAAACAAAACTCCATGgtttctttaaattcctttccTTCAGGAGCTGCAGGGTGGTATGTAAATAGTATTGCAGGTGTTGAAAATGTTAGGTCAAATGGGAAGTTACTACAAACTCAAAGTGTAAGAAGTATCAGTCCAAATCATTTGGAGCAATTTTGCCAAGCACCTTACAAAGAATATTCTCATTTCTTTGGACCAGTAGATTACTCATCTGCTGGGGTGGGTGGTTTCTGCAAGCCAATGGGTGCATCATCAACACCTCCACCTTCGATTCCTCCTCGGCATCACGGTTCATGGAGCATGAACGTGCCGCCGTTGCCTGCACTCACGGTGCCGACTTCCCTTGGACTGTTTTCCGGTCATCATAATGCAGCCAGAACATTCAGCTCACATCCACACATGGATTGGAACACTGGGGGGTTGATGCCAGAGTTTGACTATACCAGCATAGATTGGAGTTTGAATGTGCAATCTTCTTCAGGTGGAGCTTGTCTAGGGATCTCTTCATTGTTGAGAAACAGTTATGGAAATAGGAGAAGCAGTCCCTGCATGAGTGGATTGCAAAATGTTGGCATGAATAGGGAAAGTTCATCATCTGGTGGATTGAGAGAGTGGACCACTCCTTTTGCTGGGAAGGACTTGTTCAGTGTTCCTAGGCAGTTTGTTACATCTCCTCCTATGTAG